The sequence below is a genomic window from Micromonospora aurantiaca ATCC 27029.
TGCGGCGGCCGGAGCCGACGGGGGGCGTTCACCCCGCGCCGGGGGTGAGCCGCTGGTTGCCGTTAGCCAGCGTGGGCAAACGAGGGAGCGTGGAAGATGGATTTCGACGTCACGGTTGAGATCCCCAAGGGTCACCGGAACAAGTACGAGGTAGACCACGCGACCGGCCGCATCCGGCTGGACCGCACCCTCTTCACCTCCACGCAGTACCCGGCCGACTACGGGTTCATCGAGGGCACCCTGGGCGAGGACGGCGACCCGCTGGACGCGCTGGTGCTGGTGCCGGAGCCGACGTTCCCGGGCTGCCTGATCCGCTGCCGCACCATCGGCATGTTCCGGATGACGGACGAGAAGGGCGGCGACGACAAGGTCCTCTGCGTGCCCTACGAGGACCCGCGTCAGGAGCACCTGCGCGACATCCACCACCTGGGCGAGTTCGACCGGCTGGAGATCCAGCACTTCTTCGAGGTCTACAAGGACCTGGAGCCGGGCAAGTCGGTCGAGGGCGCGACCTGGGTGGGCCGGGTCGAGGCCGAGGCGGAGATCGCCGCGTCGTACCGGCGCGCCAAGGAGGCCGAGGAGCGCGGCGAGACGCTGCACTGACGCTCACGCTTTCGCCGGAGGCCCGGGTCGCGCTTCGCGACCCGGGCCTTGCGCGTGTTCAGGCGAGCAGGTCGCGGGCCCGGTCGTAGAGGTCGAGCACCGCGCAGGCCACCGGCACGACCGCGACCACGAGCGCGGTGTCGGTCAGGTCGGCCAGCCGGCCGAGGTACGGGGAGACCGGGCGCCGGGCGTACGTGGCGCCGGCGGTGACCGCCGTGAGTGCCAGGGCCAGCCCGCCCACTGTCAGCGCCAGGCGGCCACCGGGACCGGCCCGCTCGGCCAGCACCACGCCGAGCAGGGCGAACCCGGCCAGCCCGGCGACGACAGCGGGCACCCGGTGCCGTACCGCCACGAACAGGCGGGAGCGCAGCAGCAGCACCCCGCAGGCGACCGCGGCGAGCAGCAGCCCGGCGGTACGCCCGACGGAGACGAGCACCGCGACCGCGCCGACCGCGAGCACCGCGTGGCCGAGCAGCATCCCGGTGAGCACCTCCTCGGCGCGGGCCACCGCCGCGTGCACCCGGCCCCGGTCCGGCAGGTCCCGGGTGCCGGCCGGGCTGGGCAGGGTGAGCGGCGGCAGCGGCAGCTTGCCAACCCGGATGGCCAGCAACGGCAGCCCGCCGAGCGCGAACACCAGCACGGCGAGCAGGACCGCGGCGGTGCCGTCCGGGTCGAGCAGCAGCCCGCCGAGCGCGGCCGCCACGCCTGCCACGCCGACAGTCACCCCGGCCACGGAGACGCGGGACCGGCTGGCCACGCCGAGCAGGCCGAGCACCGCCACCAGCAGCAGCGCCACCGAGCCGACCAGCAGTTCGGGGGCGCCGACCCAGCGCAGGCCGGGGATCGGGCCGACCGGGTCGCCGGAGGTGACCGCCAGCGCACCGGCCGCCGCGGCCCAGGGCAGCGCGTACCCGCCGAGCGTGGCGCCGACCGGGCCGTCCCCGTACGCCCGGGACGCCGCGGTGGCGGTGAGCACCAGGATCAGGGCGACCGCCGCGGCGACCGGCCAGCCGCGCGCGCCCGGCCCGGCCGCGACCACGGCGACCAGGCCGACGGCCAGGGGTACGGCGGCACCGGCGAGCGCCGCGGCCCGGGTGGCCCGGCCCGACCAGGCGGCACCCCGGCGCCGGGCGCCGTCCACGATCGCCTCGACCACGTCGTCGTACTCCAGTTCGGGCCACTGCGCGCGGGCCGGCACCAGGTGCAGCACCTCGCCGTCGCGCACTCCTTGCGGCAGCAGCGCCTGGGCGGTGGCGAGCACCGCCCCGTCGGTCCGGCGCAGCACCCACCCGCCGTGCCGTTCCCCGTCGTCGGCCAGCCCCTCACCGGCGTGCCGGAGCACCTCGGGCAACAGCTCGGCCAGGGGCACCTGCTCCGGGAGGGCCACGTCGACCCGCCGCCTGGGCGCGCTGATCGTGACCCGGGCGAGCCCGCTTGTCATCGAGGCATCTCCATATCGAGCGGAGGGAGTGGGCTGACGGACGAGAGGACTTTACCTACGATGAGCCAGGCTCGGGTTACCCAGAGCCACTTCCGGGGAGGGTGAGTGTCCACTGTCGTCATCAAGCGGCCGCCACGCCGCCCGGCACCGGAGATCCCGGTCGGTGAGCTGCCCGTCGAGGCGCCGCCGGAGATCCCCGCCGCCGCCGGTGGGCGCTGGCAGCAGGCGCTGATGGTGCTGCCGATGCTCGGCGGGACGGTGGCCATGGCGATGATGTTCGGCCGCGGCGGCGGGGCCTACTCGTACGTGGTGGGCGGCATGTTCGGCCTCTCCTCGCTGGCGATGCTGGTCACCACCTGGGGCAGCGCCGGGCCGAAGAAGTCCGAGCTGATGGCCGCCCGCCGGGAGTACCTGCGCCACCTCGCCACGCTCCGGCGCCGGGTGCGGGAGACCGCCGGCGCCCAGCGGGCCGGGCTGTCCTACCGCCATCCCGAGCCGGGGCGGCTCTGGTCGACAGTCGACAGTCACCGGGTCTGGGAGCGCCGGCCGGGCGACCCGGACTTCGCCGTGGTCCGGGTCGGTGTGGGCCCGCAGACGCTCGCCACCCCGCTGGTCCCGCCGGTCACCCGCCCGCTGGAGGAGCTGGAGCCGATGACGGCCGGGGCGCTGCGGCGCTTCCTGGACGCGTACTCGGTGGTGCCGGACCTGCCGGTGGCGCTGTCGCTGCGCAGTTTCGCCCGGGTCTTCGTGCGCGGCCCGGCCGGCCCGGTACGCGGCGCCGGCTCGCCCGCCGCGCAGGCGCTGGCCCGGGCGGTGCTCACCCAGCTCGCCGTCTTCCACGCGCCGGACGAGCTGCTGATCGCGGTGTGCGCCGGGCCGGAACGCCGGACCGCCTGGGAGTGGGTGAAGTGGCTGCCGCACGCCCACCATCCGGCGCGCACCGACGCGCTGGGCCCGGTGCGGCTGGTCACCAGCTCCGCCGCCGACCTGGAACGGCTGCTCGACGACGTGCTCGGCGCCCGGTCCCGGTTCAGCCCGCACGGCACCGCCACCGACGGGCCGCACGTCGTGGTGGTGCTCGACGGCGGTGACCTGACCGGCGCGACCGACCTGGCCGGTGACGGCGGCATCGACGCGGTCACAGTGCTCGACCTGGACACTCCGCCGCCCCGGCTGCTCGACCGGTACGCGCTCCTGCTCGACCTGGTCGACGGCCGGCTGCACTCGCACTCCGCGGAGGGGCACGCCGAGGTGGGCGCCGCCGACGCGCTGGCGCCCGCCGACGCGGAGGCGGTGGCCCGGCGGCTCGCGCCGCTGCGGCTGGCCGGCACGGTACGCGGACCGGACGCGCCGCCCGGCGCCGAGCTGGGTCTGCCCGAGCTGCTGGGTCTCGGCGACCCGGAGAGCTTCACCGCCGAGCAGGGCTGGGCGCCCCGGGCCGCGCGGGACCGGCTGCGGGTGCCGATCGGCGTGGGCGCCGACGGCGGGGCGATCGACCTCGACCTGAAGGAGTCGGCGCAGGACGGCATGGGCCCGCACGGCCTGCTGATCGGCGCGACCGGCTCGGGCAAGTCGGAGCTGCTGCGCACGCTCGTGCTCGGGCTGGCCGCCACGCACAGCTCGGAACAGCTCAACTTCGTCCTCGTCGACTTCAAGGGCGGCGCCACGTTCGCGCCGTTCGGGCGGCTGCCGCACACCGCCGCCGTGATCACCAACCTGGCCGACGCGCTGCCGCTGGTGGACCGGATGGTGGACGCGATCAACGGGGAGCTGATGCGCCGGCAGGAGCTGCTGCGCCGGGCCGGCAACTTCGCGAGCGTGCGCGACTACGAGCGGGCCCGGGCGGCCGGTTCGCCGCTGGCCCCGCTGCCGTCGCTGCTGCTGATCTGCGACGAGTTCTCCGAGCTGCTGTCCGCCAAGCCCGACTTCATCGACCTGTTCGTGCAGATCGGCCGGCTGGGCCGGTCGCTCGGGGTGCACCTGCTGCTTGCCAGCCAGCGGCTGGAGGAGGGGCGGCTGCGCGGGCTGGACACGCACCTGTCGTACCGGATCGGTTTGCGGACGTTCTCGGCGCTGGAGTCCCGGACGGTGCTGGGCGTGCCGGACGCGCACGAGCTGCCGCGCAGCCCGGGGCACGGTTACCTGCGCTCGGGCACCGATCCGCTGGTCCGGTTCAAGGCCGCGTACGTCTCCGGCGCGGTCCGCCGCCGCGGCGGCGGGGCGGGCGCGTCCGGCGCCGGTGAGGCGCGTGTGCTCGCGTTCTCCACCCACCTGGTCCCGGTGCCCGAGCCGCCCGCGCCCGTCGCCCCGCCCGCCGAGGACGACAGCGGCGAGACGCTGCTGGACCTGCTCGTGGACCGGCTGACCGGGCAGGGCCCACCGGCGCATCAGGTGTGGCTGCCACCGCTGGACGCCTCGCCCGCCCTGGACGAGCTGCTCGGCCCGGTCGGCACCGACCCGGTACGCGGGCTCACGGTGGCGAATCCGGAGCTGCACGGGGCGCTCCAGGTGCCGGTGGCGGTGGTGGACAAGCCGTTCGAGCAGCGGCGTGACCTGCTCTGGCTGGCGCTGGACGGCGCGGCCGGGCACGTCGCTGTGGTCGGCACCACCCGCAGCGGCCGGTCCAGCCTGCTGCGCACCCTGGTCTGCGCGCTCGCGCTCACCCACACCCCGGCCGAGGTGCAGGTCTACTGCCTCGACTTCGGCAGCGGGACGCTGGGCACGCTGCGCGACCTGCCGCACGTGGGCGGTGTCAGCGGGCGGACCGACGGCACCGCGGTGCGCCGTACCGTCGGCGAGGTCGCCGGCCTGCTGGCCGAGCGGGAGCGGCGTTTCGCCGAGGCCGGTGTGGAGTCGATGGCCGCATGGCGACGGCGGCGGGCGGCGGGCGCGCCGGACCCGTTCGGGGACGTGTTCCTTGTGGTGGACGGCTGGAACACGCTGCGCGGCGAGTACGAGGATCTGGAACCGCTGGTCACCGAACTCGCCACCCGGGGCCTGGCGTACGGGGTGCACGTGGTGGCGAGCGCGCTGCGCTGGTCGGACTTCCGCCCAGCGATCCGTGACCTGTTCGGCTCCCGGCTGGAGTTGCGTCTCGGCGACCCGGCCGACTCGGTGGTGGTCAAGCGCGCGCTGGCGGCAACCGTGCCGGAGGAGCGTCCGGGACGCGGCATCACGGCGGGAGGACTGCACTTCCTCACCGCCGAACCCCGCGTCGAGGCACTGGGCGCGGAGACCGCCGACATGGTCAAGGCGGTCGCCGGCGCGTGGACCGGTCCGCCGGCGCCCCGGGTGCGGCTGCTTCCGCCGGTGCTGCCGTACGCCGAGCTGGACCAGAGCGCGACGAGCGGGCTGGCGTTCCCGATCGGCGTGGCCGAGGCGGACCTGTCCCAGGTGGTGCTGGACTTCGCCACCGAGCCGAACTTCCTGGTCTTCGGCGACGCCGAGTGCGGCAAGTCGTCGTTCCTGCGGGCGCTCGCCACCTCGATCGTCAACCGGTTCACCCCGGAGCAGGCCCGGGTGATGCTCGTGGACTACCGGCGCAGCCTGATGGGCGTGATCGAGACGCCGCACCTGATCGGGTACGGGACCGCGGCGCCGCACACCGCCGAGCTGATCGAGTCGGCCGCCGGCTATCTCCAGGGGCGGCAGCCGGGGCCGGAGGTGACCCCGGCGCAGCTGCGCAGCCGGTCGTGGTGGCAGGGACCGGAACTGTTCGTGCTCGTCGACGACTACGACCTGGTGGCAGGCGGGCCGACGAACCCGTTGCGGGCGTTGGAGGAGCATCTGCCACACGCCCGGGACGTCGGGCTGCACCTGGTGCTGGCGCGGCGTACCGGCGGTGCCGGGCGGACCGCGTACGAGCCGATCGTGCAGCGGCTGCGCGAGCTGTCCACGGCCGGGCTGGTGATGTCGGGTGGCCCGGAGGAGGGCGCGCTCGTCGGTCAGGTCAAGGCCGGGCCGCTGCCCCCGGGGCGGGCGCGCCTGGTCACGCGCCGGGAGGGGGTGCGCCTGGTGCAGTTGGCGCATCTC
It includes:
- the eccD gene encoding type VII secretion integral membrane protein EccD, giving the protein MTSGLARVTISAPRRRVDVALPEQVPLAELLPEVLRHAGEGLADDGERHGGWVLRRTDGAVLATAQALLPQGVRDGEVLHLVPARAQWPELEYDDVVEAIVDGARRRGAAWSGRATRAAALAGAAVPLAVGLVAVVAAGPGARGWPVAAAVALILVLTATAASRAYGDGPVGATLGGYALPWAAAAGALAVTSGDPVGPIPGLRWVGAPELLVGSVALLLVAVLGLLGVASRSRVSVAGVTVGVAGVAAALGGLLLDPDGTAAVLLAVLVFALGGLPLLAIRVGKLPLPPLTLPSPAGTRDLPDRGRVHAAVARAEEVLTGMLLGHAVLAVGAVAVLVSVGRTAGLLLAAVACGVLLLRSRLFVAVRHRVPAVVAGLAGFALLGVVLAERAGPGGRLALTVGGLALALTAVTAGATYARRPVSPYLGRLADLTDTALVVAVVPVACAVLDLYDRARDLLA
- a CDS encoding type VII secretion protein EccC — protein: MSTVVIKRPPRRPAPEIPVGELPVEAPPEIPAAAGGRWQQALMVLPMLGGTVAMAMMFGRGGGAYSYVVGGMFGLSSLAMLVTTWGSAGPKKSELMAARREYLRHLATLRRRVRETAGAQRAGLSYRHPEPGRLWSTVDSHRVWERRPGDPDFAVVRVGVGPQTLATPLVPPVTRPLEELEPMTAGALRRFLDAYSVVPDLPVALSLRSFARVFVRGPAGPVRGAGSPAAQALARAVLTQLAVFHAPDELLIAVCAGPERRTAWEWVKWLPHAHHPARTDALGPVRLVTSSAADLERLLDDVLGARSRFSPHGTATDGPHVVVVLDGGDLTGATDLAGDGGIDAVTVLDLDTPPPRLLDRYALLLDLVDGRLHSHSAEGHAEVGAADALAPADAEAVARRLAPLRLAGTVRGPDAPPGAELGLPELLGLGDPESFTAEQGWAPRAARDRLRVPIGVGADGGAIDLDLKESAQDGMGPHGLLIGATGSGKSELLRTLVLGLAATHSSEQLNFVLVDFKGGATFAPFGRLPHTAAVITNLADALPLVDRMVDAINGELMRRQELLRRAGNFASVRDYERARAAGSPLAPLPSLLLICDEFSELLSAKPDFIDLFVQIGRLGRSLGVHLLLASQRLEEGRLRGLDTHLSYRIGLRTFSALESRTVLGVPDAHELPRSPGHGYLRSGTDPLVRFKAAYVSGAVRRRGGGAGASGAGEARVLAFSTHLVPVPEPPAPVAPPAEDDSGETLLDLLVDRLTGQGPPAHQVWLPPLDASPALDELLGPVGTDPVRGLTVANPELHGALQVPVAVVDKPFEQRRDLLWLALDGAAGHVAVVGTTRSGRSSLLRTLVCALALTHTPAEVQVYCLDFGSGTLGTLRDLPHVGGVSGRTDGTAVRRTVGEVAGLLAERERRFAEAGVESMAAWRRRRAAGAPDPFGDVFLVVDGWNTLRGEYEDLEPLVTELATRGLAYGVHVVASALRWSDFRPAIRDLFGSRLELRLGDPADSVVVKRALAATVPEERPGRGITAGGLHFLTAEPRVEALGAETADMVKAVAGAWTGPPAPRVRLLPPVLPYAELDQSATSGLAFPIGVAEADLSQVVLDFATEPNFLVFGDAECGKSSFLRALATSIVNRFTPEQARVMLVDYRRSLMGVIETPHLIGYGTAAPHTAELIESAAGYLQGRQPGPEVTPAQLRSRSWWQGPELFVLVDDYDLVAGGPTNPLRALEEHLPHARDVGLHLVLARRTGGAGRTAYEPIVQRLRELSTAGLVMSGGPEEGALVGQVKAGPLPPGRARLVTRREGVRLVQLAHLPPG
- a CDS encoding inorganic diphosphatase, giving the protein MDFDVTVEIPKGHRNKYEVDHATGRIRLDRTLFTSTQYPADYGFIEGTLGEDGDPLDALVLVPEPTFPGCLIRCRTIGMFRMTDEKGGDDKVLCVPYEDPRQEHLRDIHHLGEFDRLEIQHFFEVYKDLEPGKSVEGATWVGRVEAEAEIAASYRRAKEAEERGETLH